In Blautia sp. SC05B48, a single genomic region encodes these proteins:
- a CDS encoding ABC-ATPase domain-containing protein: MQSSAQLKELLHSINRKSYPAYKSLRGAYQFDRYILSIDHVQGDPFASPSHISVKLSHRDTGFPAEYYKDSLTRITLGDFLNRQFEQQVNRYTFRAKGSGKSGLISVSHCGQEVLARTACEITEKGITARFFIGFPANGRTISSPELEKILFDFLPVCVHKAFFYRNLNPEALRKAICLAEDQAFIRQELKKRSLAAFVSDGAILPRESGISSRPMKNSVPFVSPESLRVSMKLPHRGTITGMGIPCGITLIVGGGYHGKSTLLNALELGIYDHISGDGREYVITDPSAQKLRSEDGRFIKDVDISLFINDLPNKKDTLCFSTEDASGSTSQAAGIVESMEAGSKVFLLDEDTSATNFMVRDSFMQRVICREKEPITPFLERARDLYEKAGISTILVAGSSGAFFHIADTVIQMDNYHPVDITAVTGKLCQEYPLSDIEAPAFRLPESHRIMTRAKVAPSRHSRPGQPERLKTKVHGKDGFSLGKTEVDLRYVEQLIDSEQTASLALLLKYACEHLIDGKRTLPEIVAYLDAQLKKQGLSFFSEGSYIPCGYAMPRIQEIYSCFNRYRRP, from the coding sequence ATGCAATCATCTGCTCAGTTAAAAGAGCTTCTTCACAGCATCAACCGCAAAAGCTATCCTGCATACAAGTCTCTGCGGGGTGCATACCAGTTTGACCGTTATATTTTGTCCATTGACCACGTACAGGGGGATCCTTTTGCCTCTCCCTCTCACATCAGTGTAAAGCTCTCCCACCGCGACACCGGATTTCCGGCAGAATATTATAAGGATTCCCTAACCCGCATCACACTGGGAGACTTTCTGAACCGCCAGTTTGAACAGCAGGTAAACCGTTATACCTTCCGTGCAAAGGGTTCCGGAAAAAGCGGCCTGATCTCAGTAAGCCACTGCGGTCAGGAGGTTCTTGCACGTACTGCCTGTGAAATAACGGAAAAAGGCATCACTGCACGTTTTTTCATCGGTTTTCCGGCCAATGGCAGAACCATCAGCTCCCCCGAACTAGAAAAAATCCTCTTTGATTTTCTTCCGGTCTGTGTTCACAAGGCATTTTTTTACCGAAATCTTAACCCGGAAGCGCTGAGAAAAGCCATCTGCCTTGCCGAAGATCAGGCATTTATCCGTCAGGAACTGAAAAAACGTTCTCTGGCTGCCTTTGTCAGTGACGGCGCTATCCTCCCCAGGGAAAGCGGAATCTCTTCACGCCCGATGAAAAACTCTGTTCCTTTTGTTTCTCCGGAAAGCCTGAGAGTTTCCATGAAGCTGCCCCACAGAGGAACCATCACAGGCATGGGCATTCCCTGCGGCATCACCTTGATCGTAGGTGGCGGCTACCATGGCAAATCCACCTTACTTAACGCACTGGAGCTGGGAATTTACGATCACATTTCCGGTGATGGCCGGGAGTATGTCATTACCGATCCTTCTGCCCAGAAGCTCCGCTCCGAGGACGGCCGTTTTATCAAAGATGTGGATATTTCTCTTTTTATCAACGATCTTCCAAATAAAAAAGACACCCTCTGCTTTTCTACAGAGGATGCCAGCGGCAGCACTTCACAGGCTGCCGGTATCGTGGAAAGTATGGAGGCAGGAAGTAAAGTCTTTCTCCTTGACGAGGATACCTCTGCTACCAACTTTATGGTTCGTGATTCCTTCATGCAGCGGGTGATCTGTCGGGAAAAGGAGCCCATCACTCCATTTCTGGAACGTGCCCGGGATCTCTATGAAAAGGCAGGGATCTCCACTATCCTGGTTGCCGGAAGCTCCGGAGCTTTTTTCCATATTGCGGATACTGTGATCCAGATGGATAATTATCATCCGGTGGACATCACAGCAGTTACCGGAAAGCTCTGTCAGGAATATCCTCTCTCAGACATTGAGGCCCCTGCATTCCGCCTTCCGGAAAGCCATCGCATCATGACCAGGGCCAAAGTGGCTCCATCCCGCCACAGCCGTCCCGGACAGCCGGAAAGACTGAAAACCAAGGTTCACGGCAAAGATGGCTTTTCTCTTGGAAAAACCGAAGTGGATCTCCGCTATGTGGAACAGCTGATCGACTCCGAACAGACTGCATCCCTGGCGTTGCTTCTGAAATATGCCTGCGAACATCTTATTGACGGAAAACGTACTCTGCCGGAGATCGTCGCTTATCTGGATGCTCAGCTGAAAAAGCAGGGATTGTCCTTCTTCTCGGAAGGCTCTTATATTCCATGCGGTTATGCCATGCCCAGGATCCAGGAAATCTACTCCTGCTTTAACCGCTATCGCAGGCCGTAG
- a CDS encoding histidine phosphatase family protein, translating to MKLLFIRHGDPDYTIDSLTEKGWKEAEFLSEKIAALDVRDFYVSPLGRAKDTASCTLKKNGRTATECKWLREFDVKIRRPDLHGEKIIPWDWLPQDWTKIENFYSFDRWWDNDILREGKMKEEYDWVTQNFDKVLAEHGYVREGHYYRAEKANEDTLVFFCHFGVSCVLISYLLSISPLVMLQNFCAAPSSVSTIVTEERRKGIASFRMSSFGDISHLYAHQEPPAFAARFCETYDNKEQRHD from the coding sequence ATGAAATTACTTTTTATACGACATGGAGACCCGGATTACACAATAGATTCCCTGACCGAAAAGGGCTGGAAGGAAGCGGAATTTCTTTCTGAGAAGATCGCAGCTCTTGATGTCAGGGATTTTTATGTTTCTCCGCTTGGAAGAGCAAAGGATACCGCATCCTGCACGCTGAAGAAAAACGGAAGAACAGCTACAGAGTGCAAGTGGCTGAGAGAATTCGATGTAAAGATCAGAAGACCGGATCTTCATGGGGAAAAGATCATTCCCTGGGACTGGCTTCCCCAGGACTGGACGAAGATCGAAAATTTCTACAGCTTTGACCGCTGGTGGGATAATGACATCCTGCGAGAGGGAAAAATGAAAGAAGAGTATGATTGGGTCACACAGAATTTTGATAAAGTTCTGGCAGAGCATGGCTATGTGCGGGAAGGACATTATTACAGAGCAGAAAAAGCCAATGAAGATACGCTTGTGTTTTTCTGCCATTTTGGTGTAAGCTGTGTACTCATCAGCTATCTTCTCAGTATTTCTCCGCTGGTGATGCTGCAGAATTTCTGTGCGGCGCCGTCATCGGTGAGCACCATTGTTACAGAGGAGAGGCGAAAAGGGATCGCGTCCTTCCGCATGAGCTCTTTTGGAGATATTTCTCATCTGTATGCACATCAGGAGCCGCCGGCTTTTGCTGCCAGATTCTGTGAGACATACGATAACAAAGAGCAGAGACACGATTAA